The stretch of DNA TTGATGCTTTGGCTTTAGATTCTTGAATTTGATTATGAAAAAATATTGCTGATCTGTATTGTGAGCCTATATCAGGCCCCTGCACATTTAATGTGGTTGGATTATGCATATTCCAAAACACATTTAGCAGGTCATCATAAGAAATAACTGCTGGATCGTATATTATCTCTATTGATTCGGCATGACCTGTTTTACCGGAACATACATCTTCATATGTCGGATTTTCATAATCTCCGCCTGTATATCCTACTGTAGTTTCAACTACTCCATCCAGACAGCGAAATTTTTCCTCTACACCCCAAAAACATCCTGCCGCAA from Candidatus Melainabacteria bacterium RIFOXYA2_FULL_32_9 encodes:
- a CDS encoding peptide-methionine (S)-S-oxide reductase; its protein translation is MEKATFAAGCFWGVEEKFRCLDGVVETTVGYTGGDYENPTYEDVCSGKTGHAESIEIIYDPAVISYDDLLNVFWNMHNPTTLNVQGPDIGSQYRSAIFFHNQIQESKAKASKEQLQQLKKYKGDIVTEITPARKFYPAEEYHQEYLKKHNRGKC